In Clostridium sp. DL-VIII, the following proteins share a genomic window:
- a CDS encoding right-handed parallel beta-helix repeat-containing protein — protein sequence MKKRITKSMKVQKVSEKVMLAALASSMVIAPAFGVSASTISTGNTVTSTSSTTQAAVSLVSAKATTSLVESSTVSILDSEGWLESANVEWSPVSGATGYDVYYKGASASDSSYKQIDNDLIRKYPSYFRADVLGLAAGNYVIKIVPVANNAEVTSEQTITKTLSVKANTREGFAFSSASPMGTGSGGYNNDGTIASNAQVLYVTSDNVNTITADVITNSKGTKTTCTGLVDILAKRQKGYDKTPLIIRMIGEVKASDINGLNSSGYLQLKGCYNVTLEGVGEDATVYGWGILVRDAHNVEVRNLGIMLFPDDGISLDTDNENIWIHNNDIFYGAAGSDADQVKGDGSCDIKLSDYITVSYNHFHDSGKSSLCGMSDTEDFHVTYHHNWFDHSDSRHPRIRVGTVHVYNNYFDGNAKYGVGVTKGSSAFVEANYFRDCKYPMLTSLQGTDIYNNSKGTFSGEEGGMIKAYNNKIEEASRLVYANQDSTQFDAYLAASRNEVVPSTYKTLSGAHTYNNFDTSSSMYKYTPDSPENVESVVTTYAGRINGGDFIWNFTDADDADDSLNTQLMAKIKGYQSDLVSVGGNSVN from the coding sequence ATGAAAAAAAGAATTACAAAAAGCATGAAGGTTCAAAAGGTTTCAGAGAAGGTAATGTTAGCAGCCTTAGCATCATCAATGGTAATAGCACCAGCATTTGGTGTTAGCGCCAGTACTATAAGTACTGGAAATACAGTAACTAGTACAAGTAGTACTACCCAGGCAGCAGTATCTTTAGTATCAGCTAAAGCTACAACATCACTTGTAGAAAGCAGTACAGTATCTATATTAGATAGTGAAGGCTGGTTAGAATCAGCTAATGTAGAATGGAGCCCAGTTAGCGGAGCTACTGGATATGATGTGTATTATAAAGGAGCATCTGCTTCAGATTCTTCGTACAAGCAAATAGACAATGACTTAATTAGAAAATATCCATCATATTTTAGAGCAGATGTGCTAGGTCTTGCAGCAGGAAATTATGTAATAAAAATAGTTCCCGTTGCAAATAATGCAGAAGTTACCTCAGAACAGACAATTACAAAGACACTTAGTGTAAAAGCAAATACAAGGGAAGGCTTTGCGTTTTCTTCAGCTTCACCAATGGGGACAGGCTCAGGTGGATATAATAACGATGGCACTATAGCAAGTAATGCACAAGTATTATATGTAACATCAGACAATGTAAACACTATAACAGCAGATGTTATAACTAATAGCAAAGGAACAAAAACAACCTGCACAGGTCTTGTTGATATTTTGGCAAAACGTCAAAAGGGATATGATAAGACACCTCTTATTATTCGTATGATAGGTGAAGTCAAAGCATCAGATATTAATGGTCTTAATAGCAGTGGATATCTTCAATTAAAAGGCTGTTATAATGTTACACTTGAAGGTGTAGGAGAGGATGCTACAGTCTATGGATGGGGAATACTTGTTAGAGATGCTCATAATGTAGAAGTTAGAAATCTTGGTATTATGCTATTCCCTGATGATGGAATTTCACTTGATACTGATAATGAAAATATTTGGATTCATAATAATGATATTTTCTATGGTGCAGCTGGAAGTGATGCTGACCAGGTAAAAGGTGATGGATCTTGTGACATAAAACTATCAGACTATATTACAGTTTCATATAATCATTTTCATGATTCAGGGAAATCATCACTTTGCGGTATGAGTGACACAGAAGACTTTCATGTAACATATCATCATAACTGGTTTGATCATTCAGATTCAAGGCATCCTAGAATTAGGGTCGGAACTGTTCACGTGTACAATAATTATTTTGATGGCAATGCAAAATATGGAGTTGGTGTTACTAAGGGAAGTTCAGCTTTTGTAGAAGCAAATTATTTTAGAGATTGCAAATATCCAATGTTAACATCTTTACAAGGTACAGATATCTATAATAATAGTAAAGGAACCTTCTCAGGTGAGGAAGGAGGAATGATTAAAGCTTACAATAATAAAATAGAAGAAGCTTCGAGATTAGTTTATGCTAATCAAGATTCAACTCAATTTGATGCATATTTAGCTGCCTCAAGAAATGAAGTTGTTCCAAGCACATATAAAACTTTAAGCGGAGCTCACACTTATAATAATTTCGATACAAGCTCATCAATGTATAAATATACTCCGGATTCTCCAGAAAATGTTGAAAGTGTTGTGACTACTTATGCAGGAAGAATAAATGGGGGAGATTTTATATGGAATTTTACAGATGCTGATGATGCAGATGATAGTTTAAATACACAATTGATGGCTAAAATTAAAGGTTAT
- a CDS encoding QueT transporter family protein → MNNDKTVNRLVKTAIVAALYAVITFVLAPISYGPIQFRISEIMVLLAFFDPFYIAGLTIGCFIANMLGPNGIMDIIFGTLATFISVYAISITGKFVKNNKTSLIIASLWPTIFNGIIIGWMLNYVYQLPLLLSIGEVTIGEFVVVTVVGVPVIKLLQNRFDKVFVIYKN, encoded by the coding sequence ATGAATAATGATAAAACAGTAAATAGATTAGTTAAAACAGCTATTGTAGCAGCTCTTTATGCAGTTATAACATTTGTATTAGCGCCAATAAGCTATGGACCTATACAATTCAGAATATCCGAGATAATGGTATTACTGGCATTTTTTGATCCTTTTTATATTGCAGGACTTACCATTGGATGTTTTATTGCAAATATGCTCGGGCCAAATGGAATTATGGATATTATATTTGGTACTTTAGCAACCTTTATTAGCGTTTATGCTATTTCAATTACAGGAAAGTTTGTAAAGAATAATAAAACTTCATTAATAATAGCATCATTATGGCCTACTATTTTTAATGGTATAATAATCGGATGGATGCTTAACTATGTTTATCAGCTTCCGCTTTTATTATCAATAGGAGAAGTTACAATTGGAGAATTTGTTGTTGTTACAGTAGTTGGAGTACCGGTTATTAAATTACTACAAAATAGGTTTGATAAAGTGTTTGTAATCTATAAGAATTAA
- a CDS encoding nucleotidyltransferase domain-containing protein — translation MQIQLDNAIEILKKEFNPIVIYLFGSAAQNRLRDDSDIDIAFLTDNDVNDYECFIKAQELADVFNRDVDLINLNASSTVFKAQVVGTGKIIYCSDETKRMYFEMRAFKSYAMLNEEREVILKKIKERGTVYGK, via the coding sequence TTGCAGATTCAATTAGATAATGCTATTGAAATACTAAAGAAGGAATTTAATCCTATAGTCATATACTTATTTGGTTCAGCGGCCCAAAATAGACTTAGGGATGACAGCGATATTGATATTGCTTTTTTAACTGATAATGATGTAAATGATTATGAATGTTTCATTAAAGCTCAAGAGCTGGCTGATGTTTTTAATAGAGATGTGGATTTAATAAATTTAAATGCATCATCAACGGTATTTAAGGCTCAAGTAGTAGGTACAGGTAAAATAATATATTGCAGCGATGAAACTAAGAGGATGTATTTTGAAATGAGGGCTTTTAAATCATACGCAATGTTAAATGAAGAACGTGAAGTTATTTTAAAGAAGATTAAAGAAAGAGGAACTGTATATGGGAAATGA
- a CDS encoding DUF4317 domain-containing protein produces the protein MRKKDILELKRRLKKDECTFTKMCGCYVDGQKNIVLNLKETFLNLREEEFFKYLEIAKKTLSGTIGNNILELNFPLEEEGVGSRQLSLIELKKSSLKNDVLLNNFYKLIIDSYDYTGNFLILIFHDAYDVMTKTTDNSKLDESEEVYEYILCAICPVSLSKPGLGYIEDENRIGARIRDWVVGPPDLGFVFPAFIDRSTDINSIMYYTKDAKEPHPEFMEEVLGCSSKQTATEQKEKFHTIIRNAIGYDDEKSDRLIMEIQDTLNTMIDDHTTVNGKNSEPIVLNNDNIQDILIESGIPEEITEKIEKLYSREFGDTPPAAENLIDKKVLAANEQRKKEETLEKKVRILEERLEKTKQDTNLDPEKESALDAEPELALESDDNNTFEAKADIALETDANINLEQASEAELESESEIDAEENSVPNYDIVLQVKPQKVAQIKSQIIDGKKCIVIPIDDDEQAKVNGVNTPL, from the coding sequence ATGAGAAAAAAAGATATATTAGAATTAAAAAGACGTTTAAAAAAGGACGAATGTACATTTACCAAAATGTGTGGCTGCTATGTAGATGGTCAAAAAAATATTGTATTAAATCTTAAAGAAACCTTCCTTAATCTAAGGGAAGAAGAATTTTTCAAATACTTAGAGATTGCGAAAAAAACATTATCAGGTACAATCGGAAATAATATTCTTGAACTTAATTTTCCTCTTGAGGAAGAAGGTGTAGGCAGCAGACAGCTTTCTCTAATAGAACTAAAAAAAAGCAGCTTAAAAAATGACGTTCTACTTAATAACTTCTACAAATTAATCATAGATAGTTATGACTATACAGGTAATTTTTTGATACTTATCTTTCATGATGCTTATGATGTCATGACAAAAACTACAGATAATTCAAAATTAGATGAATCAGAAGAAGTATATGAATATATTTTATGTGCAATATGCCCAGTATCACTCTCCAAGCCAGGCCTTGGATATATTGAGGATGAAAATCGAATCGGAGCACGTATTAGAGACTGGGTAGTTGGTCCTCCAGATCTTGGATTTGTATTTCCAGCTTTTATAGACCGCAGCACTGATATTAATTCAATCATGTATTACACAAAAGATGCAAAAGAGCCACATCCTGAATTTATGGAAGAAGTTTTAGGCTGTAGTTCAAAACAAACTGCAACTGAGCAAAAAGAAAAATTCCATACTATTATTCGTAATGCTATTGGATATGATGATGAAAAATCTGACCGCTTAATTATGGAAATTCAAGATACTCTAAATACTATGATAGATGATCATACTACTGTTAATGGTAAGAACTCTGAACCCATAGTTTTAAATAATGATAATATTCAAGATATTTTAATTGAAAGTGGAATTCCTGAAGAAATTACGGAAAAAATTGAAAAATTATATTCTAGAGAATTTGGTGATACTCCTCCTGCAGCAGAAAATTTAATTGATAAAAAAGTACTTGCCGCAAATGAACAAAGAAAAAAGGAAGAAACACTTGAAAAGAAAGTACGAATACTTGAAGAAAGACTTGAAAAAACAAAGCAAGATACTAACTTAGATCCAGAAAAAGAATCAGCTTTAGATGCAGAACCTGAATTGGCTTTAGAGTCAGATGATAATAACACCTTTGAAGCAAAAGCAGATATTGCTTTAGAAACAGATGCTAATATTAATTTAGAACAAGCCTCCGAAGCTGAGCTAGAATCCGAATCCGAAATAGATGCTGAGGAAAATTCAGTTCCAAACTATGATATAGTACTTCAAGTAAAACCTCAAAAAGTAGCTCAAATAAAATCACAGATAATAGATGGAAAGAAATGTATTGTAATTCCAATTGATGATGATGAACAAGCTAAGGTAAATGGTGTTAATACACCACTTTAG
- a CDS encoding FAD-dependent oxidoreductase, producing MREMEADVIIVGGGAAGMAAAISAAEQGAEVIVFEKANTTGGCANMAMGLLGVETKMQKERLVDCTREGAFQKFMDYTHWRSDARLVKNYLYKSASTIEWLEEMGVKFALPSKYFPGSEATWHIVQPKTGAPGLRAAATMIKAMTDRAEELGVKICLETPIQSLIKDDGEVIGVVAKDKDGEIEAYGSAVIIATGGFGDSPEFIKKYTKFEWGKDLFSYRIPGLTGDGISMAWEAGAARDRMDMELVFFAPNTGGYAPIELPFRQPNLFVNLDGERFYDEAVVENPVFSVNAICRQKNRTAFSIIDESIMKLYEKNGLDLINVVTSNISMDDFKQEMNDLIKNGNDVLFIADSIEELADKTGVDKEGLVKTINEYNESCKSTDTVFNKNPKYLKPLVGPKYYALKFAPSAYGSLGGIKINYNTEVIDTEDKVIPGLFAAGTDANSVCNPDYVFILPGNTLGFAVNSGRIAGESAVKYIKEHFTEE from the coding sequence ATGCGTGAAATGGAAGCAGATGTAATCATAGTAGGTGGAGGGGCAGCAGGAATGGCAGCAGCTATATCAGCTGCAGAGCAAGGAGCAGAAGTTATTGTATTTGAAAAGGCAAACACAACTGGTGGATGTGCAAACATGGCAATGGGGCTTTTAGGAGTAGAAACAAAAATGCAAAAAGAAAGACTTGTTGATTGTACAAGAGAAGGAGCATTCCAAAAATTTATGGACTATACTCATTGGCGTTCAGATGCTAGATTGGTGAAAAACTACCTATATAAATCAGCTAGTACAATTGAATGGTTAGAGGAGATGGGAGTAAAATTTGCATTGCCATCAAAATACTTCCCAGGTTCAGAAGCAACATGGCATATTGTACAACCCAAAACTGGAGCACCAGGTCTTAGAGCTGCTGCTACCATGATTAAAGCAATGACTGATAGAGCAGAAGAATTAGGCGTTAAGATATGCCTTGAAACACCAATTCAAAGCTTAATTAAAGATGATGGTGAAGTTATAGGGGTAGTTGCTAAAGATAAAGATGGAGAAATTGAAGCATATGGTTCAGCAGTTATTATTGCAACAGGTGGTTTTGGAGACAGTCCAGAATTCATTAAAAAATATACAAAATTTGAATGGGGAAAAGATCTATTCTCTTATAGAATTCCAGGACTTACAGGTGATGGAATAAGTATGGCATGGGAAGCTGGCGCAGCAAGAGACAGAATGGATATGGAACTAGTTTTCTTTGCACCTAATACAGGTGGATATGCTCCAATAGAACTTCCATTTAGACAACCAAATCTTTTTGTTAATTTAGATGGAGAAAGATTTTATGATGAAGCTGTAGTTGAAAATCCTGTATTCTCAGTTAACGCTATTTGCAGGCAAAAAAATAGAACTGCATTTTCAATTATAGATGAAAGTATTATGAAGCTATATGAGAAAAATGGGTTAGATTTAATTAATGTAGTTACTTCAAATATAAGTATGGATGATTTTAAGCAGGAAATGAATGATCTAATCAAGAATGGAAATGATGTTTTATTTATTGCAGATTCTATTGAAGAATTAGCAGATAAAACAGGAGTTGATAAGGAAGGACTTGTAAAGACAATCAATGAATATAATGAAAGCTGCAAGTCAACAGATACAGTATTTAATAAAAATCCAAAATATCTAAAACCATTAGTTGGACCAAAATACTATGCTTTAAAGTTTGCTCCAAGTGCATACGGAAGCTTAGGTGGAATTAAGATTAATTACAACACAGAAGTAATTGATACTGAAGATAAAGTGATACCAGGTTTGTTTGCAGCAGGAACAGATGCAAATTCTGTATGCAATCCTGATTATGTATTTATACTTCCAGGAAATACTCTAGGATTTGCAGTAAATTCAGGAAGAATCGCTGGTGAAAGTGCTGTTAAATACATTAAAGAGCATTTTACAGAAGAATAG
- a CDS encoding NADH-ubiquinone oxidoreductase-F iron-sulfur binding region domain-containing protein, with protein MVLEDIKISGYGIKNKNVADKWKRSSFKELACLFIEDSRQSENIKYLLEKYINEAADGIKICMKELKINECKIYLSECYSDFLIELEKQGLKVILVDNHKAFEAEVFNEHTLVHNAETMLALSRFLSEESYVPRKIVSIAGDVKNPGVYEIPLGTSLRKIIDEYGNGTESGKTIKFVQVGGNTGTVFTEDELDVAFTYENMIGNGTIMQVGKIEVYNIDTCIVKWITEKMLANSKETCGKCVYCREGIYQLYKIIKDATEGKGKDSDIDLAIELSETIKVGTLCDFGRSASNPLYTGINKFRDEFEKHIDRKICNTLDCISYANYYIDPKICDGCSKCIDCHQGAIKGETNFIHIIDQDSCDKCGKCEEICSLKAVKRYGNIKPNLPLEPIEAGSFEESAFVEKKGLGLGRRRRK; from the coding sequence ATGGTTTTGGAAGATATAAAAATATCAGGATATGGAATTAAAAATAAAAATGTGGCAGACAAATGGAAAAGGTCAAGCTTTAAGGAGTTGGCATGCCTTTTTATTGAAGACAGCAGACAAAGTGAAAATATTAAGTATTTATTAGAAAAATATATAAATGAAGCTGCTGATGGAATTAAGATATGCATGAAGGAACTAAAAATAAATGAATGTAAGATTTATCTTAGTGAATGTTATAGTGATTTCTTAATAGAATTAGAAAAGCAAGGTTTAAAAGTAATTTTAGTAGATAATCATAAAGCTTTTGAAGCAGAAGTATTTAATGAACACACTCTTGTTCATAATGCAGAAACTATGCTGGCACTTAGTCGTTTTTTATCTGAAGAAAGTTATGTCCCTAGAAAAATTGTTTCTATAGCCGGAGATGTTAAAAATCCAGGAGTATATGAAATTCCATTAGGTACATCTTTAAGAAAAATCATAGACGAATATGGTAATGGTACTGAATCAGGAAAGACAATAAAATTTGTACAAGTAGGTGGAAATACAGGAACTGTTTTTACTGAAGACGAATTAGATGTAGCATTCACATATGAAAATATGATTGGAAATGGCACAATAATGCAAGTGGGAAAAATTGAAGTATATAACATAGATACTTGTATAGTAAAATGGATTACTGAAAAAATGTTAGCTAATAGCAAAGAAACTTGTGGAAAATGTGTATATTGTAGAGAAGGAATATATCAGCTTTATAAAATAATAAAGGATGCAACTGAAGGTAAGGGTAAGGATAGCGATATAGATTTAGCAATTGAATTATCTGAAACTATAAAAGTTGGAACTTTATGTGATTTTGGAAGGAGTGCCTCAAATCCATTATATACTGGTATTAATAAGTTTAGAGATGAATTTGAAAAGCATATTGATAGAAAAATATGTAATACATTAGACTGCATTTCTTATGCAAATTATTATATTGATCCTAAAATCTGCGATGGCTGCAGTAAATGTATTGATTGCCATCAAGGAGCAATAAAAGGAGAAACAAATTTTATTCATATTATTGATCAAGATTCTTGTGATAAATGCGGAAAATGTGAAGAAATATGTAGCTTAAAAGCAGTTAAAAGATATGGAAATATAAAGCCTAATCTACCTTTAGAACCAATAGAGGCTGGAAGCTTTGAAGAAAGTGCATTTGTTGAAAAGAAAGGTCTTGGACTTGGAAGAAGAAGAAGAAAGTAG
- a CDS encoding FAD-dependent oxidoreductase, with the protein MSEIKVVIDGIELYADENKTIMEVAEEADIYIPHLCHHPDLEAVGGCKLCVVEIAGKDKIQTACTTKVEKEMIIKTKSEKLDSMRRLSMELMLANHVDDCTTCPKYLKCELQSLIQYLGVSTSRLRRTLNAVPVETGNPLIIRDLNRCVACGRCIRVCRDVRGVGIIGLDKNEEDRTYVGIKDNLSLIDANCRFCGACVEVCPTGALQDKKGIFKDGNRNDVLIPCKHECPAGINVPKYVRFIKDGDYEEAAAVIREKAPFPKSLGLVCMRFCEAACRRKDINGSVSIRDLKRFAAEVDSQKWKEKAFKKQSTNKKVAIIGAGPAGLTAAYYLAKLGHSVDVYEKLPVSGGMLSAGIPDYRLPKEVVESEIAIIKEAGVNIITNKKVNSIKELMDKEYDAALIAIGTDKGVRIPIPGSNLKDVYVNIDFLRRDLIDLDITMKKSVIVLGGGNVAFDCARSAKRLGCEKVAVVCLENEKNMTASQEEIDEAKEEGIEIYNSRTFIKIEESEGKVSGLLCQEVEDFHFDENRKLVLNIKPDSEHLIQGEMVIFATGQKADLTGFEEIEVNAKGLINIDETCKTSVDGVFAVGDAVTGTASVIQAIAGARKAASNIDIYLGGDGNIEEILSTDQPLDGKIEIEKDFAQKECNHYKCISVDKRIDNFKLMTVGLDEKAAQCEASRCLQCDLRPQLTKAKFWTEYKVK; encoded by the coding sequence ATGAGTGAGATTAAAGTCGTAATAGATGGTATTGAATTATATGCTGACGAAAACAAAACTATAATGGAAGTAGCTGAAGAAGCTGATATTTATATTCCTCATCTTTGTCATCATCCAGACTTGGAGGCTGTTGGAGGCTGTAAGTTATGTGTTGTTGAAATAGCAGGTAAGGATAAGATTCAGACAGCATGCACTACAAAAGTTGAAAAAGAAATGATAATTAAAACAAAGTCTGAAAAGTTAGATTCTATGAGAAGGTTATCAATGGAATTAATGCTTGCAAACCATGTAGATGATTGCACAACATGCCCCAAATATTTAAAATGTGAGTTGCAGTCGTTAATACAATACTTAGGTGTAAGTACTTCAAGACTTAGAAGAACTTTAAATGCAGTTCCAGTTGAAACTGGCAATCCATTAATTATAAGAGATTTAAACAGATGTGTTGCATGTGGTAGATGCATAAGAGTGTGTAGAGATGTACGAGGAGTAGGAATTATAGGACTTGATAAGAATGAAGAAGATAGAACATATGTAGGAATTAAAGATAATCTATCCTTAATAGATGCTAACTGCCGTTTTTGTGGTGCATGTGTTGAAGTTTGCCCAACAGGAGCATTACAAGATAAAAAGGGAATATTCAAGGATGGAAACAGAAATGATGTATTGATACCATGCAAACATGAATGTCCAGCAGGAATCAATGTTCCTAAATATGTTAGATTTATAAAAGATGGAGATTATGAAGAAGCAGCAGCAGTAATTCGTGAGAAAGCACCATTTCCAAAATCTTTGGGACTTGTTTGTATGCGCTTTTGTGAGGCTGCATGTAGAAGAAAAGATATAAATGGGTCAGTTTCTATTCGTGATTTAAAAAGATTTGCAGCTGAAGTGGATTCACAAAAATGGAAAGAGAAAGCTTTTAAAAAGCAAAGTACTAATAAAAAGGTTGCAATTATAGGGGCTGGACCAGCTGGATTAACTGCAGCATATTATCTTGCAAAATTAGGACATAGTGTTGATGTTTATGAAAAACTTCCTGTTTCAGGAGGTATGTTATCAGCTGGTATACCAGATTATCGTCTGCCTAAGGAAGTTGTAGAATCAGAAATTGCTATTATCAAAGAAGCAGGAGTAAATATTATTACAAACAAGAAAGTTAACTCTATAAAAGAATTAATGGACAAAGAATATGATGCAGCTTTAATTGCAATAGGAACAGATAAGGGAGTGCGTATTCCGATTCCAGGTTCTAATTTAAAGGATGTATATGTAAATATTGATTTTTTAAGAAGAGATTTAATTGATTTAGATATAACTATGAAAAAGTCAGTTATTGTTTTAGGTGGCGGTAATGTAGCGTTTGATTGCGCAAGGTCAGCTAAGAGGCTTGGCTGTGAAAAAGTAGCTGTTGTTTGTCTGGAGAATGAGAAAAATATGACAGCCAGCCAAGAAGAAATAGATGAAGCAAAAGAAGAAGGAATTGAAATCTATAATAGCAGAACTTTTATAAAAATTGAGGAAAGTGAAGGAAAGGTTTCCGGACTTTTGTGCCAAGAAGTAGAAGATTTTCACTTTGATGAAAATAGAAAATTGGTCTTAAATATAAAACCAGATTCTGAACATTTAATTCAAGGAGAGATGGTGATTTTTGCAACAGGTCAAAAGGCAGATCTTACTGGCTTTGAAGAAATAGAAGTTAATGCTAAAGGATTAATTAATATTGATGAAACTTGTAAAACCAGTGTAGATGGAGTTTTTGCAGTTGGTGATGCAGTAACGGGAACTGCATCTGTAATTCAAGCCATAGCTGGTGCAAGGAAAGCAGCTTCAAATATTGATATATATTTAGGGGGAGATGGAAACATAGAAGAAATATTATCAACAGATCAGCCCTTAGATGGAAAGATAGAAATAGAAAAGGATTTTGCTCAAAAAGAATGTAATCATTATAAGTGCATTTCGGTTGATAAAAGAATTGATAATTTTAAGTTAATGACAGTTGGTCTGGATGAAAAAGCAGCACAATGTGAAGCTTCCAGATGTCTTCAATGTGATTTACGTCCTCAGCTTACGAAGGCAAAATTTTGGACAGAATATAAAGTTAAATAG
- a CDS encoding helix-turn-helix domain-containing protein: MTNLYTIGEVSRYMNISPKILRHYDHLNLLKPCYISPDTKYRYFSYDQFFIIDVIRYLNKTLLIPLEDIKNLLDENKDYDTLLTFLKAHGEQLDKKIAALEFSKQITDTLISDIKDRKKHPPNIQIYEQYLMSRKLYYVELDTSIYDIDKYVNRNINNIITIDSKENNTMCLLISLQEYIETHKLIVKGFGIFSDKAIPGLKSRILREGRYINQRFIYSEKNTESAINDLTKYANSNNITIDTTAFLVSKMVDLSACSKYNYLMELQIMHPM; the protein is encoded by the coding sequence ATGACAAATTTATATACAATCGGAGAAGTATCTCGCTATATGAACATATCACCTAAAATATTACGCCATTATGATCATTTAAATTTATTAAAGCCTTGCTATATTTCCCCTGACACTAAATATCGATATTTCAGTTATGATCAATTTTTTATAATTGATGTTATTCGTTATTTAAATAAAACCTTATTAATTCCATTGGAAGACATAAAAAATTTACTTGATGAAAACAAAGATTATGATACATTATTAACATTTTTAAAGGCTCATGGCGAGCAACTTGATAAAAAAATTGCAGCTCTTGAATTCTCAAAACAAATCACTGATACCCTAATTTCTGATATTAAAGATCGAAAGAAACATCCTCCAAATATTCAAATATATGAACAATATCTGATGAGTCGTAAACTTTATTATGTTGAACTTGATACATCCATTTATGATATAGATAAATATGTAAATCGAAATATTAATAATATAATCACTATAGATAGTAAAGAAAATAATACTATGTGCCTCTTAATTTCCTTGCAAGAATATATTGAAACACACAAGTTAATAGTTAAAGGCTTTGGTATATTTTCTGATAAAGCAATACCTGGATTAAAATCCAGAATTCTTCGTGAAGGCAGATATATTAATCAACGCTTTATTTATTCAGAAAAAAATACTGAATCTGCCATAAATGATTTAACTAAATATGCTAATAGCAACAATATAACAATTGACACTACAGCTTTTTTAGTATCAAAAATGGTAGATTTATCTGCATGTTCAAAATATAATTATTTGATGGAGCTTCAGATAATGCATCCCATGTAA
- a CDS encoding methyl-accepting chemotaxis protein — protein MTKEIINSLKDVLPLLKDMVKEDIAVSITDTEKFIAYYPNEKIPMKLNVGDRIQEGDPYLEAIRTKKITSNILPKEIFGIVFQGICYPLIDDNGDVFGAVGIAKSLEKQTIIQDSSENIFSSIEQTGSGLEDIANSSQKLAAAINNIVNYTKTTNERLQYIDSILVSIQNIASQSNLLALNAAIESARAGDAGKGFSVVANEMKKLSQLSSESGKQISNVMLQIKESIAHIENEISESSLAADSQAAATEELTASMGEITSSIETLKNIAKIQ, from the coding sequence ATGACTAAAGAAATAATCAATTCATTAAAAGATGTACTTCCACTACTTAAAGATATGGTTAAGGAAGATATTGCTGTATCAATTACAGATACTGAAAAATTCATAGCTTATTACCCTAATGAAAAAATTCCAATGAAATTAAATGTAGGGGATAGGATACAGGAGGGGGACCCTTATCTTGAAGCTATAAGAACAAAAAAAATCACTTCAAATATTTTACCGAAAGAAATATTTGGAATAGTATTTCAAGGGATATGCTACCCGCTTATTGATGATAATGGTGATGTCTTTGGAGCGGTTGGTATTGCAAAAAGCCTTGAAAAGCAGACTATTATTCAGGACTCTTCTGAAAACATTTTCAGTTCTATAGAACAAACTGGTTCAGGTCTTGAAGATATAGCAAATTCTTCTCAAAAATTAGCTGCTGCTATAAATAATATTGTAAACTATACAAAAACAACTAATGAAAGGCTGCAATATATTGATTCAATACTTGTTTCAATCCAAAATATTGCCTCTCAATCAAATTTATTAGCTTTAAATGCTGCAATAGAATCAGCTAGAGCAGGTGATGCAGGAAAAGGCTTTAGTGTGGTTGCAAATGAAATGAAGAAATTATCGCAGCTTAGCAGCGAATCCGGTAAGCAAATATCAAATGTAATGTTGCAAATAAAAGAATCAATAGCACACATTGAAAATGAAATATCTGAATCAAGCTTAGCTGCTGATTCACAGGCTGCTGCTACTGAAGAATTGACTGCTTCTATGGGTGAAATAACTTCTTCTATTGAAACTTTAAAAAACATTGCAAAGATTCAATAA